The following coding sequences are from one Dermacentor silvarum isolate Dsil-2018 chromosome 4, BIME_Dsil_1.4, whole genome shotgun sequence window:
- the LOC119450786 gene encoding mediator of RNA polymerase II transcription subunit 30 isoform X2 encodes MASPYHLHHQQQAPPQPPLQPQQHMGLGVGPVLGGPGLGAGPGGLGPPLMSPVQPMGGPSGFLPTGPPGPGDGSGDPGVPLQPKDFNTAIMCRMGQEIVQEIVAKAIELFQTLKALQPPTGVASSMQGQEERRIKLQETLRNVGLLFRKLHRVHGICSDLSAAVASSQYTPIEPDVTLQSLVPMVDDPKPSEEKKPSEATRALLEERARLTEQVVLKNRQLKEVIDALRNIIWEINTMLAMRKRHLQFTHRISSQAK; translated from the exons ATGGCCTCTCCGTACCACCTCCACCACCAGCAGCAGGCCCCACCCCAGCCTCCGCTTCAGCCCCAGCAGCACATGGGCCTGGGCGTCGGGCCTGTGCTAGGGGGTCCTGGACTGGGGGCGGGGCCGGGGGGCCTCGGCCCACCTCTCATGTCGCCGGTCCAGCCCATGGGCGGTCCGTCGGGATTCCTGCCCACGGGCCCACCCGGCCCGGGGGACGGCAGTGGCGACCCAGGGGTCCCTCTGCAGCCCAAAGATTTCAACACGGCCATTATGTGTCGCATGGGCCAGGAGATCGTGCAGGAGATTGTGGCCAAAGCAATTGAGCTATTCCAGACCCTGAAGGCACTGCAG CCGCCAACTGGGGTAGCCTCCAGCATGCAGGGCCAGGAGGAGCGTCGCATCAAGCTGCAGGAGACGCTGCGCAATGTCGGGCTACTCTTCAGAAAGCTTCACCGAGTGCACGGCATCTGCAGCGACCTGAGTGCAGCTGTGGCCAGCAGCCAGTACACACCCATCGAG CCCGACGTGACACTTCAGAGCCTGGTGCCCATGGTGGACGACCCCAAGCCCAGCGAGGAGAAAAAGCCTTCGGAGGCAACGCGTGCACTCCTCGAGGAGAGGGCACGTCTCACTGAG CAAGTGGTGCTCAAGAACCGTCAGCTGAAAGAGGTCATCGACGCTCTTCGTAACATCATCTGGGAGATCAACACCATGCTGGCCATGCGTAAAAG
- the LOC119450786 gene encoding mediator of RNA polymerase II transcription subunit 30 isoform X1, whose translation MRRRMHGSGLTRPRRGRGGRGRGLSRGRGLGAMASPYHLHHQQQAPPQPPLQPQQHMGLGVGPVLGGPGLGAGPGGLGPPLMSPVQPMGGPSGFLPTGPPGPGDGSGDPGVPLQPKDFNTAIMCRMGQEIVQEIVAKAIELFQTLKALQPPTGVASSMQGQEERRIKLQETLRNVGLLFRKLHRVHGICSDLSAAVASSQYTPIEPDVTLQSLVPMVDDPKPSEEKKPSEATRALLEERARLTEQVVLKNRQLKEVIDALRNIIWEINTMLAMRKRHLQFTHRISSQAK comes from the exons GGCAGTGGACTGACGAGGCCCAGGAGAGGGAGAGGGGGCCGAGGGCGTGGCCTCTCCAGGGGGCGTGGCCTCGGTGCGATGGCCTCTCCGTACCACCTCCACCACCAGCAGCAGGCCCCACCCCAGCCTCCGCTTCAGCCCCAGCAGCACATGGGCCTGGGCGTCGGGCCTGTGCTAGGGGGTCCTGGACTGGGGGCGGGGCCGGGGGGCCTCGGCCCACCTCTCATGTCGCCGGTCCAGCCCATGGGCGGTCCGTCGGGATTCCTGCCCACGGGCCCACCCGGCCCGGGGGACGGCAGTGGCGACCCAGGGGTCCCTCTGCAGCCCAAAGATTTCAACACGGCCATTATGTGTCGCATGGGCCAGGAGATCGTGCAGGAGATTGTGGCCAAAGCAATTGAGCTATTCCAGACCCTGAAGGCACTGCAG CCGCCAACTGGGGTAGCCTCCAGCATGCAGGGCCAGGAGGAGCGTCGCATCAAGCTGCAGGAGACGCTGCGCAATGTCGGGCTACTCTTCAGAAAGCTTCACCGAGTGCACGGCATCTGCAGCGACCTGAGTGCAGCTGTGGCCAGCAGCCAGTACACACCCATCGAG CCCGACGTGACACTTCAGAGCCTGGTGCCCATGGTGGACGACCCCAAGCCCAGCGAGGAGAAAAAGCCTTCGGAGGCAACGCGTGCACTCCTCGAGGAGAGGGCACGTCTCACTGAG CAAGTGGTGCTCAAGAACCGTCAGCTGAAAGAGGTCATCGACGCTCTTCGTAACATCATCTGGGAGATCAACACCATGCTGGCCATGCGTAAAAG
- the LOC125944852 gene encoding tigger transposable element-derived protein 6-like, whose protein sequence is MACAKKQNLPFAAKLEIINRVKRGEKKSDVAAAYKIPRSTLSTILKNKADIRAKSDKRPGARGAQRVCTAVYEDVEVAIFKWFVDVRSRNIPVSDPMIEQKAKDLAFLLGRNDFQGGSGWLQWFKERHDIVGKAVTGESRAVDLDSVDKWLEENWRDITARYQAQDIFYVDETALFWQMLPNKTLACRGDKACGGKANKARVSVLLAANLDGLKKLRPLVIGKSTAPRCFRNALSLPVTYRAN, encoded by the coding sequence ATGGCTTGTGCGAAGAAGCAGAATTTGCCGTTCGCTGCGAAACTCGAAATCATAAATCGAGTCAAGCGCGGTGAGAAGAAGTCCGACGTCGCCGCCGCGTACAAGATTCCAAGGAGCACCTTGAGTACTATCCTGAAGAACAAGGCAGACATCAGGGCCAAGTCGGACAAAAGGCCAGGTGCCCGTGGCGCCCAACGTGTGTGCACTGCTGTGTACGAGGATGTCGAAGTGGCCATTTTTAAATGGTTTGTGGACGTTCGGTCGCGAAACATCCCGGTGTCCGACCCAATGATCGAGCAGAAAGCCAAGGACCTTGCCTTCTTGCTTGGCAGGAATGATTTCCAAGGCGGTTCCGGCTGGCTCCAATGGTTCAAAGAACGGCACGACATCGTTGGCAAAGCTGTTACGGGTGAAAGCAGAGCGGTGGACCTGGACAGCGTAGACAAATGGCTCGAGGAAAATTGGCGAGATATCACAGCAAGATATCAAGCCCAAGATATCTTCTATGTGGATGAAACCGCTCTATTTTGGCAAATGTTGCCAAACAAGACACTTGCATGTCGGGGCGACAAGGCTTGCGGCGGCAAGGCAAACAAAGCACGTGTGTCTGTGCTGTTGGCAGCTAATTTAGACGGATTGAAAAAGCTTCGACCTCTAGTTATCGGGAAAAGCACGGCACCGCGGTGTTTTCGAAATGCGCTGTCGCTTCCAGTTACCTACCGAGCAAACTGA